From Haemorhous mexicanus isolate bHaeMex1 chromosome 1, bHaeMex1.pri, whole genome shotgun sequence, one genomic window encodes:
- the VPS4B gene encoding vacuolar protein sorting-associated protein 4B isoform X2 produces the protein MAANMGNLQKAIDLASKAAQEDKAGNYEEAFRLYQHAVQYLLHVVKYEAQGDKAKQSIRAKCAEYLDRAEKLKEYLKKREKTAPKPVKESGPAEGKGNDSDGEGESEDPEKKKLQNQLQGAIVMERPNVKWSDVAGLEGAKEALKEAVILPIKFPHLFTGKRTPWRGILLFGPPGTGKSYLAKAVATEANNSTFFSVSSSDLVSKWLGESEKLVKNLFQLARENKPSIIFIDEIDSLCGSRSENESEAARRIKTEFLVQMQGVGVDNEGILVLGATNIPWVLDSAIRRRFEKRIYIPLPEDHARAAMFKLHLGSTPNDLKDSDYRELGKRTDGYSGADISIIVRDALMQPVRKVQSATHFKKVKGPSVSNPNTMVDLFTPCSPGDPEAMEMTWMEVPGDKLLEPRVSMADMLRSLASTKPTVNEQDLEKLKKFTEDFGQEG, from the exons ATGGCGGCCAACATGGGCAACCTGCAG AAAGCAATAGACCTTGCTAGCAAGGCAGCACAAGAAGACAAAGCAGGAAACTATGAGGAAGCCTTCCGCTTGTACCAACATGCCGTGCAGTATTTACTCCATGTTGTTAAAT ATGAAGCACAGGGtgataaagcaaaacaaagcattaGAGCAAAATGTGCAGAATACTTGGATCgagcagaaaagctgaaagaatatctgaaaaagagagaaaaaactgcACCAAAACCAGTTAAAGAGTCTGGTCCTGCCGAAGGAAAAGG GAATGACAGTGATGGGGAAGGGGAATCAGAGGACCCTGAAAAAAAGAAGCTACAGAATCAACTTCAAG GAGCAATTGTTATGGAGCGACCAAATGTCAAATGGAGTGATGTTGCTGGCCTCGAAGGTGCCAAAGAGGCACTTAAAGAAGCAGTCATCCTTCCCATTAAATTTCCACACCTGTTTACAG GCAAGAGAACGCCTTGGAGAGGGATTCTTCTATTTGGACCACCAGGAACAGGAAAGTCTTATTTAGCAAAAGCTGTAGCAACAGAAGCAAACAACTCTACCTTCTTCTCCGTATCTTCATCTGACCTGGTCTCAAAATGGTTAGGTGAAAGTGAAAA ATTAGTGAAAAACTTGTTCCAGCTTGCCAGAGAAAACAAACCTTCTATCATCTTCATTGATGAGATAGATTCTCTCTGTGGGTCAAGAAGTGAAAATGAAAGCGAGGCTGCTAGACGGATAAAAACAGAATTTCTAGTCCAGATGCAAG GGGTTGGTGTTGACAATGAAGGAATCTTGGTCTTAGGAGCAACAAACATACCCTGGGTTTTGGATTCTGCCATCAGGAGAAG GTTTGAGAAGCGTATTTATATTCCTTTACCTGAAGACCATGCCAGGGCTGCAATGTTCAAACTTCACCTTGGGTCAACTCCAAATGACCTAAAAGACTCAGATTATCGAGAGCTTGGGAAGAGAACTGATGGCTATTCTGGTGCAGATATCAGCATCATTGTCCGTGATGCACTGATGCAGCCCGTTAGAAAAGTGCAATCAGCGACTCACTTCAAAAAA gTAAAAGGACCATCAGTGTCTAATCCAAATACGATGGTAGATTTATTCACCCCTTGCTCTCCAGGTGATCCTGAAGCCATGGAAATGACATGGATGGAGGTCCCAGGTGATAAATTACTGGAGCCTAGAGTTTCCATG gCCGATATGCTCAGGTCGCTTGCTAGCACAAAACCAACAGTTAATGAACAGGACTTGGAGAAGTTGAAGAAGTTTACAGAAGACTTTGGTCAGGAAGGCTAA
- the VPS4B gene encoding vacuolar protein sorting-associated protein 4B isoform X3 — MTINEAQGDKAKQSIRAKCAEYLDRAEKLKEYLKKREKTAPKPVKESGPAEGKGNDSDGEGESEDPEKKKLQNQLQGAIVMERPNVKWSDVAGLEGAKEALKEAVILPIKFPHLFTGKRTPWRGILLFGPPGTGKSYLAKAVATEANNSTFFSVSSSDLVSKWLGESEKLVKNLFQLARENKPSIIFIDEIDSLCGSRSENESEAARRIKTEFLVQMQGVGVDNEGILVLGATNIPWVLDSAIRRRFEKRIYIPLPEDHARAAMFKLHLGSTPNDLKDSDYRELGKRTDGYSGADISIIVRDALMQPVRKVQSATHFKKVKGPSVSNPNTMVDLFTPCSPGDPEAMEMTWMEVPGDKLLEPRVSMADMLRSLASTKPTVNEQDLEKLKKFTEDFGQEG, encoded by the exons ATGACAATAA ATGAAGCACAGGGtgataaagcaaaacaaagcattaGAGCAAAATGTGCAGAATACTTGGATCgagcagaaaagctgaaagaatatctgaaaaagagagaaaaaactgcACCAAAACCAGTTAAAGAGTCTGGTCCTGCCGAAGGAAAAGG GAATGACAGTGATGGGGAAGGGGAATCAGAGGACCCTGAAAAAAAGAAGCTACAGAATCAACTTCAAG GAGCAATTGTTATGGAGCGACCAAATGTCAAATGGAGTGATGTTGCTGGCCTCGAAGGTGCCAAAGAGGCACTTAAAGAAGCAGTCATCCTTCCCATTAAATTTCCACACCTGTTTACAG GCAAGAGAACGCCTTGGAGAGGGATTCTTCTATTTGGACCACCAGGAACAGGAAAGTCTTATTTAGCAAAAGCTGTAGCAACAGAAGCAAACAACTCTACCTTCTTCTCCGTATCTTCATCTGACCTGGTCTCAAAATGGTTAGGTGAAAGTGAAAA ATTAGTGAAAAACTTGTTCCAGCTTGCCAGAGAAAACAAACCTTCTATCATCTTCATTGATGAGATAGATTCTCTCTGTGGGTCAAGAAGTGAAAATGAAAGCGAGGCTGCTAGACGGATAAAAACAGAATTTCTAGTCCAGATGCAAG GGGTTGGTGTTGACAATGAAGGAATCTTGGTCTTAGGAGCAACAAACATACCCTGGGTTTTGGATTCTGCCATCAGGAGAAG GTTTGAGAAGCGTATTTATATTCCTTTACCTGAAGACCATGCCAGGGCTGCAATGTTCAAACTTCACCTTGGGTCAACTCCAAATGACCTAAAAGACTCAGATTATCGAGAGCTTGGGAAGAGAACTGATGGCTATTCTGGTGCAGATATCAGCATCATTGTCCGTGATGCACTGATGCAGCCCGTTAGAAAAGTGCAATCAGCGACTCACTTCAAAAAA gTAAAAGGACCATCAGTGTCTAATCCAAATACGATGGTAGATTTATTCACCCCTTGCTCTCCAGGTGATCCTGAAGCCATGGAAATGACATGGATGGAGGTCCCAGGTGATAAATTACTGGAGCCTAGAGTTTCCATG gCCGATATGCTCAGGTCGCTTGCTAGCACAAAACCAACAGTTAATGAACAGGACTTGGAGAAGTTGAAGAAGTTTACAGAAGACTTTGGTCAGGAAGGCTAA
- the VPS4B gene encoding vacuolar protein sorting-associated protein 4B isoform X1 has protein sequence MVSDHRKCSCTAINYLFVLQKAIDLASKAAQEDKAGNYEEAFRLYQHAVQYLLHVVKYEAQGDKAKQSIRAKCAEYLDRAEKLKEYLKKREKTAPKPVKESGPAEGKGNDSDGEGESEDPEKKKLQNQLQGAIVMERPNVKWSDVAGLEGAKEALKEAVILPIKFPHLFTGKRTPWRGILLFGPPGTGKSYLAKAVATEANNSTFFSVSSSDLVSKWLGESEKLVKNLFQLARENKPSIIFIDEIDSLCGSRSENESEAARRIKTEFLVQMQGVGVDNEGILVLGATNIPWVLDSAIRRRFEKRIYIPLPEDHARAAMFKLHLGSTPNDLKDSDYRELGKRTDGYSGADISIIVRDALMQPVRKVQSATHFKKVKGPSVSNPNTMVDLFTPCSPGDPEAMEMTWMEVPGDKLLEPRVSMADMLRSLASTKPTVNEQDLEKLKKFTEDFGQEG, from the exons ATGGTCTCTGATCACAGAAAATGCTCTTGTACAGCAATTAATTATTTGTTTGTGTTACAGAAAGCAATAGACCTTGCTAGCAAGGCAGCACAAGAAGACAAAGCAGGAAACTATGAGGAAGCCTTCCGCTTGTACCAACATGCCGTGCAGTATTTACTCCATGTTGTTAAAT ATGAAGCACAGGGtgataaagcaaaacaaagcattaGAGCAAAATGTGCAGAATACTTGGATCgagcagaaaagctgaaagaatatctgaaaaagagagaaaaaactgcACCAAAACCAGTTAAAGAGTCTGGTCCTGCCGAAGGAAAAGG GAATGACAGTGATGGGGAAGGGGAATCAGAGGACCCTGAAAAAAAGAAGCTACAGAATCAACTTCAAG GAGCAATTGTTATGGAGCGACCAAATGTCAAATGGAGTGATGTTGCTGGCCTCGAAGGTGCCAAAGAGGCACTTAAAGAAGCAGTCATCCTTCCCATTAAATTTCCACACCTGTTTACAG GCAAGAGAACGCCTTGGAGAGGGATTCTTCTATTTGGACCACCAGGAACAGGAAAGTCTTATTTAGCAAAAGCTGTAGCAACAGAAGCAAACAACTCTACCTTCTTCTCCGTATCTTCATCTGACCTGGTCTCAAAATGGTTAGGTGAAAGTGAAAA ATTAGTGAAAAACTTGTTCCAGCTTGCCAGAGAAAACAAACCTTCTATCATCTTCATTGATGAGATAGATTCTCTCTGTGGGTCAAGAAGTGAAAATGAAAGCGAGGCTGCTAGACGGATAAAAACAGAATTTCTAGTCCAGATGCAAG GGGTTGGTGTTGACAATGAAGGAATCTTGGTCTTAGGAGCAACAAACATACCCTGGGTTTTGGATTCTGCCATCAGGAGAAG GTTTGAGAAGCGTATTTATATTCCTTTACCTGAAGACCATGCCAGGGCTGCAATGTTCAAACTTCACCTTGGGTCAACTCCAAATGACCTAAAAGACTCAGATTATCGAGAGCTTGGGAAGAGAACTGATGGCTATTCTGGTGCAGATATCAGCATCATTGTCCGTGATGCACTGATGCAGCCCGTTAGAAAAGTGCAATCAGCGACTCACTTCAAAAAA gTAAAAGGACCATCAGTGTCTAATCCAAATACGATGGTAGATTTATTCACCCCTTGCTCTCCAGGTGATCCTGAAGCCATGGAAATGACATGGATGGAGGTCCCAGGTGATAAATTACTGGAGCCTAGAGTTTCCATG gCCGATATGCTCAGGTCGCTTGCTAGCACAAAACCAACAGTTAATGAACAGGACTTGGAGAAGTTGAAGAAGTTTACAGAAGACTTTGGTCAGGAAGGCTAA